Proteins encoded in a region of the Quercus lobata isolate SW786 chromosome 8, ValleyOak3.0 Primary Assembly, whole genome shotgun sequence genome:
- the LOC115955942 gene encoding pullulanase 1, chloroplastic isoform X2 has translation MSVSFSLLSSQTRPFPPPFPFPSKSKSKSNRHFLLPHRTSTTSTCPSSPIRRRLLLEPNSTHLSLRCSSSMSVENSTPTSQDSLLFSRAYWVSKSIIAWNVDVGDGSCFLFASKTAALSIVDDGVEGKDMQIKLEEDSCGLPENVIRKFPHIQDYRAYKVPSTLDAKTLLKCQLAVATFNSVGKCINVTGLQLPGVLDELFSYNGPLGALYSEESVSLHLWAPTAQAVFACIYRDPVGGNPLEIVQLEEVNGVWSTKGPKRWEGCYYVYEVSVYHPSTLRIDKCHVNDPYARGFSSDGRRTFLVNLDSDTLKPEEWDNLANEKPDILSFSDISIYELHIRDFSANDYTVHPEFRGGYLAFTLQDSSGVLHLKKLSNAGLTHVHLLPTFQFAGVDDEKENWKCVDTNMLEKLPPDSVQQQDLITAIQDNDGYNWGYNPVLWGVPKGSYASNPNGPYRIIEFRKMIQALNRIGLRVVLDVVYNHVHGSGPFDENSVLDKIVPGYYLRKNTDGLIENSTCVNNTASEHVMVERLILDDLLHWAVHYKVDGFRFDLMGHIMKSTMVKAKDALHSLTKESDGIDGSSIYIYGEGWDFGEVAKNGRGVNASQFNLSGTQIGSFNDRIRDAMLGGSPFGHPLQQGFVTGLFLQPNGHDHGTEANAGCMLAVAKDHIQVGMAANLRDFVLTNFEGKEVKGSEVLTYGGAPVAYALSPTETVNYVSAHDNETLFDIVSLKTPTEISVDKRCRINHLATSVIALSQGIPFFHSGDEMLRSKSLDRDSYNSGDWFNRLDFTYNSNNWGVGLPPKEKNEKNWPLIKPRLADPSFKPQKIHILAAVDNFLNLLRIRYSSPLFRLKTANAIQERVRFHNTGPSWIPGTIVMSIEDGYEGVPGFSQLDPIYSYIVVIVNASPTEVSFACPALRARTLKLHPIQVMSTDELVKSSTYEGSSGCFTVPPRTTSVFVEPR, from the exons ATGTCTGTTtcattctctcttctctcatcaCAAACTCGACCTTttcctcctccttttcctttccCTTCCAAGTCCAAGTCCAAGTCCAACCGTCACTTCCTTCTTCCTCATCGCACTTCTACAACGTCCACGTGTCCATCTTCTCCAATACGACGCCGTCTCCTTCTCGAACCAAACAGTACTCACCTCTCTCTTCGCTGTTCCTCTTCCATGTCTGTTGAGAACTCCACTCCTACTTCCCAG GATAGTTTGTTGTTTTCAAGAGCATACTGGGTTAGTAAATCGATTATTGCCTGGAATGTGGATGTTGGAGATGGTTCCTGCTTCTTATTCGCTAGTAAAACTGCTGCTTTATCAATTGTGGATGATGGAGTTGAAG GCAAGGACATGCAAATTAAGCTTGAAGAAGACAGTTGTGGGCTTCCAGAAAAT GTGATTAGAAAATTTCCTCATATTCAAGACTACAGAGCTTACAAAGTGCCTTCTACTTTGGATGCCAAAACTCTCCTCAAATGCCAGTTAGCAGTTGCTACTTTCAATT CTGTTGGGAAATGCATAAATGTTACTGGTTTGCAATTACCTGGTGTGCTTGACGAGTTATTCTCATACAATGGTCCCCTTGGTGCACTTTACTCAGAAGAATCTGTGTCACTTCACCTCTGGGCTCCTACTGCTCAA GCAGTATTTGCTTGCATTTATAGGGATCCAGTAGGTGGGAATCCTCTGGAAATTGTCCAGCTTGAGGAGGTTAATGGCGTTTGGAGTACCAAAGGACCAAAAAGATGGGAAGGCTGCTATTATGTCTATGAAGTATCTGTGTATCATCCTAGCACCCTGCGAATTGATAAATGTCATGTAAATGATCCATATGCTAGAGG GTTCTCATCAGATGGCAGGCGGACATTTTTGGTCAACCTTGATTCTGATACATTGAAACCTGAAGAGTGGGATAATTTGGCAAATGAGAAACCTGATATACTCTCTTTCTCTGACATAAGTATATATGAATTGCATATAAGGGATTTCAG TGCCAATGACTACACTGTGCATCCTGAATTTCGTGGTGGTTATCTGGCCTTCACTTTGCAG GATTCATCAGGTGTGCtccatctaaaaaaattatcaaatgcTGGTCTCACTCATGTCCATCTATTGCCAACCTTCCAATTTGCTGGTGTTGATGATGAGAAGGAGAACTGGAAGTGTGTGG ATACCAATATGCTGGAAAAATTACCACCTGATTCAGTTCAGCAACAAGATCTAATTACGGCAATCCAAGACAATGATGGGTATAACTGGGG GTACAATCCTGTGCTCTGGGGGGTTCCTAAAGGAAGTTATGCAAGTAACCCAAATGGTCCATACCGTATAATTGAGTTTAGAAAGATGATTCAG GCACTTAACCGTATTGGCCTTCGCGTTGTATTGGATGTTGTCTACAATCATGTGCATGGAAGTGGGCCCTTTGATGAAAATTCCGTCCTTGATAAG ATTGTTCCAGGTTACTATCTGAGAAAGAACACTGATGGTCTTATTGAGAATAGTACATGCGTGAATAACACTGCCAGTGAGCATGTTATGGTTGAGCGTCTGATTCTTGATGATCTTCTTCACTGGGCAGTTCATTATAAG GTTGATGGGTTTCGGTTTGACCTCATGGGTCATATAATGAAAAGTACAATG GTGAAAGCCAAGGATGCTCTCCACAGCCTAACAAAGGAAAGTGATGGGATTGATGGTTCAAGTATCTATAT ATATGGTGAAGGATGGGACTTTGGTGAAGTTGCCAAAAATGGACGTGGGGTAAATGCTTCTCAGTTCAATCTTAGTGGAACTCAAATTGGGag CTTTAATGATCGAATTCGGGATGCAATGCTTGGTGGATCTCCATTTGGCCATCCTCTTCAGCAAGGATTTGTTACTGGTCTATTTTTGCAG CCAAATGGTCATGATCATGGTACAGAAGCTAATGCAGGATGCATGCTTGCTGTGGCAAAGGATCACATCCAG GTTGGCATGGCTGCAAACTTGAGGGATTTTGTGCTAACTAATTTTGAAGGAAAAGAG GTAAAAGGATCAGAGGTATTAACTTATGGCGGGGCCCCTGTTGCATATGCTTTATCTCCCACAGAAACG GTTAATTATGTTTCTGCTCATGACAATGAGACCCTGTTTGACATAGTGAGTTTGAAG ACTCCAACGGAAATCTCTGTAGACAAGAGATGCAGGATAAATCATTTGGCAACAAGTGTAATAGCGCTATCACAG GGAATACCATTTTTCCACTCTGGTGATGAGATGCTTCGCTCAAAATCTCTTGATCGTGATTCATACAACTCTGGGGATTGGTTCAACAG GCTTGACTTTACTTACAATTCTAACAATTGGGGTGTTGGCCTTCctccaaaagagaaaaatgaaaagaactGGCCACT AATTAAACCAAGATTGGCAGATCCATCCTTCAAGCCTCAGAAAATTCACATTCTTGCTGCTGTGGATAATTTTTTAAACCTGTTGCGTATAAGGTACTCTTCACCGCTCTTCCGTTTGAAGACAGCAAATGCTATCCAG GAAAGGGTACGCTTCCACAATACTGGACCGTCATGGATCCCTGGTACAATAGTGATGAGCATTGAAGATGGTTATGAAGGTGTCCCAGGGTTCTCTCAACTGGATCCCAT CTATTCATACATTGTGGTTATTGTCAATGCAAGTCCAACTGAAGTCTCATTTGCTTGCCCTGCATTACGGGCAAGAACTCTTAAATTGCATCCTATTCAG GTGATGTCAACAGATGAACTAGTTAAGAGCTCAACATATGAAGGATCCTCTGGGTGCTTCACTGTGCCCCCAAGGACAACATCTGTGTTTGTTGAGCCCCGATAG
- the LOC115955942 gene encoding pullulanase 1, chloroplastic isoform X1 produces the protein MSVSFSLLSSQTRPFPPPFPFPSKSKSKSNRHFLLPHRTSTTSTCPSSPIRRRLLLEPNSTHLSLRCSSSMSVENSTPTSQLQDSLLFSRAYWVSKSIIAWNVDVGDGSCFLFASKTAALSIVDDGVEGKDMQIKLEEDSCGLPENVIRKFPHIQDYRAYKVPSTLDAKTLLKCQLAVATFNSVGKCINVTGLQLPGVLDELFSYNGPLGALYSEESVSLHLWAPTAQAVFACIYRDPVGGNPLEIVQLEEVNGVWSTKGPKRWEGCYYVYEVSVYHPSTLRIDKCHVNDPYARGFSSDGRRTFLVNLDSDTLKPEEWDNLANEKPDILSFSDISIYELHIRDFSANDYTVHPEFRGGYLAFTLQDSSGVLHLKKLSNAGLTHVHLLPTFQFAGVDDEKENWKCVDTNMLEKLPPDSVQQQDLITAIQDNDGYNWGYNPVLWGVPKGSYASNPNGPYRIIEFRKMIQALNRIGLRVVLDVVYNHVHGSGPFDENSVLDKIVPGYYLRKNTDGLIENSTCVNNTASEHVMVERLILDDLLHWAVHYKVDGFRFDLMGHIMKSTMVKAKDALHSLTKESDGIDGSSIYIYGEGWDFGEVAKNGRGVNASQFNLSGTQIGSFNDRIRDAMLGGSPFGHPLQQGFVTGLFLQPNGHDHGTEANAGCMLAVAKDHIQVGMAANLRDFVLTNFEGKEVKGSEVLTYGGAPVAYALSPTETVNYVSAHDNETLFDIVSLKTPTEISVDKRCRINHLATSVIALSQGIPFFHSGDEMLRSKSLDRDSYNSGDWFNRLDFTYNSNNWGVGLPPKEKNEKNWPLIKPRLADPSFKPQKIHILAAVDNFLNLLRIRYSSPLFRLKTANAIQERVRFHNTGPSWIPGTIVMSIEDGYEGVPGFSQLDPIYSYIVVIVNASPTEVSFACPALRARTLKLHPIQVMSTDELVKSSTYEGSSGCFTVPPRTTSVFVEPR, from the exons ATGTCTGTTtcattctctcttctctcatcaCAAACTCGACCTTttcctcctccttttcctttccCTTCCAAGTCCAAGTCCAAGTCCAACCGTCACTTCCTTCTTCCTCATCGCACTTCTACAACGTCCACGTGTCCATCTTCTCCAATACGACGCCGTCTCCTTCTCGAACCAAACAGTACTCACCTCTCTCTTCGCTGTTCCTCTTCCATGTCTGTTGAGAACTCCACTCCTACTTCCCAG CTGCAGGATAGTTTGTTGTTTTCAAGAGCATACTGGGTTAGTAAATCGATTATTGCCTGGAATGTGGATGTTGGAGATGGTTCCTGCTTCTTATTCGCTAGTAAAACTGCTGCTTTATCAATTGTGGATGATGGAGTTGAAG GCAAGGACATGCAAATTAAGCTTGAAGAAGACAGTTGTGGGCTTCCAGAAAAT GTGATTAGAAAATTTCCTCATATTCAAGACTACAGAGCTTACAAAGTGCCTTCTACTTTGGATGCCAAAACTCTCCTCAAATGCCAGTTAGCAGTTGCTACTTTCAATT CTGTTGGGAAATGCATAAATGTTACTGGTTTGCAATTACCTGGTGTGCTTGACGAGTTATTCTCATACAATGGTCCCCTTGGTGCACTTTACTCAGAAGAATCTGTGTCACTTCACCTCTGGGCTCCTACTGCTCAA GCAGTATTTGCTTGCATTTATAGGGATCCAGTAGGTGGGAATCCTCTGGAAATTGTCCAGCTTGAGGAGGTTAATGGCGTTTGGAGTACCAAAGGACCAAAAAGATGGGAAGGCTGCTATTATGTCTATGAAGTATCTGTGTATCATCCTAGCACCCTGCGAATTGATAAATGTCATGTAAATGATCCATATGCTAGAGG GTTCTCATCAGATGGCAGGCGGACATTTTTGGTCAACCTTGATTCTGATACATTGAAACCTGAAGAGTGGGATAATTTGGCAAATGAGAAACCTGATATACTCTCTTTCTCTGACATAAGTATATATGAATTGCATATAAGGGATTTCAG TGCCAATGACTACACTGTGCATCCTGAATTTCGTGGTGGTTATCTGGCCTTCACTTTGCAG GATTCATCAGGTGTGCtccatctaaaaaaattatcaaatgcTGGTCTCACTCATGTCCATCTATTGCCAACCTTCCAATTTGCTGGTGTTGATGATGAGAAGGAGAACTGGAAGTGTGTGG ATACCAATATGCTGGAAAAATTACCACCTGATTCAGTTCAGCAACAAGATCTAATTACGGCAATCCAAGACAATGATGGGTATAACTGGGG GTACAATCCTGTGCTCTGGGGGGTTCCTAAAGGAAGTTATGCAAGTAACCCAAATGGTCCATACCGTATAATTGAGTTTAGAAAGATGATTCAG GCACTTAACCGTATTGGCCTTCGCGTTGTATTGGATGTTGTCTACAATCATGTGCATGGAAGTGGGCCCTTTGATGAAAATTCCGTCCTTGATAAG ATTGTTCCAGGTTACTATCTGAGAAAGAACACTGATGGTCTTATTGAGAATAGTACATGCGTGAATAACACTGCCAGTGAGCATGTTATGGTTGAGCGTCTGATTCTTGATGATCTTCTTCACTGGGCAGTTCATTATAAG GTTGATGGGTTTCGGTTTGACCTCATGGGTCATATAATGAAAAGTACAATG GTGAAAGCCAAGGATGCTCTCCACAGCCTAACAAAGGAAAGTGATGGGATTGATGGTTCAAGTATCTATAT ATATGGTGAAGGATGGGACTTTGGTGAAGTTGCCAAAAATGGACGTGGGGTAAATGCTTCTCAGTTCAATCTTAGTGGAACTCAAATTGGGag CTTTAATGATCGAATTCGGGATGCAATGCTTGGTGGATCTCCATTTGGCCATCCTCTTCAGCAAGGATTTGTTACTGGTCTATTTTTGCAG CCAAATGGTCATGATCATGGTACAGAAGCTAATGCAGGATGCATGCTTGCTGTGGCAAAGGATCACATCCAG GTTGGCATGGCTGCAAACTTGAGGGATTTTGTGCTAACTAATTTTGAAGGAAAAGAG GTAAAAGGATCAGAGGTATTAACTTATGGCGGGGCCCCTGTTGCATATGCTTTATCTCCCACAGAAACG GTTAATTATGTTTCTGCTCATGACAATGAGACCCTGTTTGACATAGTGAGTTTGAAG ACTCCAACGGAAATCTCTGTAGACAAGAGATGCAGGATAAATCATTTGGCAACAAGTGTAATAGCGCTATCACAG GGAATACCATTTTTCCACTCTGGTGATGAGATGCTTCGCTCAAAATCTCTTGATCGTGATTCATACAACTCTGGGGATTGGTTCAACAG GCTTGACTTTACTTACAATTCTAACAATTGGGGTGTTGGCCTTCctccaaaagagaaaaatgaaaagaactGGCCACT AATTAAACCAAGATTGGCAGATCCATCCTTCAAGCCTCAGAAAATTCACATTCTTGCTGCTGTGGATAATTTTTTAAACCTGTTGCGTATAAGGTACTCTTCACCGCTCTTCCGTTTGAAGACAGCAAATGCTATCCAG GAAAGGGTACGCTTCCACAATACTGGACCGTCATGGATCCCTGGTACAATAGTGATGAGCATTGAAGATGGTTATGAAGGTGTCCCAGGGTTCTCTCAACTGGATCCCAT CTATTCATACATTGTGGTTATTGTCAATGCAAGTCCAACTGAAGTCTCATTTGCTTGCCCTGCATTACGGGCAAGAACTCTTAAATTGCATCCTATTCAG GTGATGTCAACAGATGAACTAGTTAAGAGCTCAACATATGAAGGATCCTCTGGGTGCTTCACTGTGCCCCCAAGGACAACATCTGTGTTTGTTGAGCCCCGATAG
- the LOC115955942 gene encoding pullulanase 1, chloroplastic isoform X3, translated as MQIKLEEDSCGLPENVIRKFPHIQDYRAYKVPSTLDAKTLLKCQLAVATFNSVGKCINVTGLQLPGVLDELFSYNGPLGALYSEESVSLHLWAPTAQAVFACIYRDPVGGNPLEIVQLEEVNGVWSTKGPKRWEGCYYVYEVSVYHPSTLRIDKCHVNDPYARGFSSDGRRTFLVNLDSDTLKPEEWDNLANEKPDILSFSDISIYELHIRDFSANDYTVHPEFRGGYLAFTLQDSSGVLHLKKLSNAGLTHVHLLPTFQFAGVDDEKENWKCVDTNMLEKLPPDSVQQQDLITAIQDNDGYNWGYNPVLWGVPKGSYASNPNGPYRIIEFRKMIQALNRIGLRVVLDVVYNHVHGSGPFDENSVLDKIVPGYYLRKNTDGLIENSTCVNNTASEHVMVERLILDDLLHWAVHYKVDGFRFDLMGHIMKSTMVKAKDALHSLTKESDGIDGSSIYIYGEGWDFGEVAKNGRGVNASQFNLSGTQIGSFNDRIRDAMLGGSPFGHPLQQGFVTGLFLQPNGHDHGTEANAGCMLAVAKDHIQVGMAANLRDFVLTNFEGKEVKGSEVLTYGGAPVAYALSPTETVNYVSAHDNETLFDIVSLKTPTEISVDKRCRINHLATSVIALSQGIPFFHSGDEMLRSKSLDRDSYNSGDWFNRLDFTYNSNNWGVGLPPKEKNEKNWPLIKPRLADPSFKPQKIHILAAVDNFLNLLRIRYSSPLFRLKTANAIQERVRFHNTGPSWIPGTIVMSIEDGYEGVPGFSQLDPIYSYIVVIVNASPTEVSFACPALRARTLKLHPIQVMSTDELVKSSTYEGSSGCFTVPPRTTSVFVEPR; from the exons ATGCAAATTAAGCTTGAAGAAGACAGTTGTGGGCTTCCAGAAAAT GTGATTAGAAAATTTCCTCATATTCAAGACTACAGAGCTTACAAAGTGCCTTCTACTTTGGATGCCAAAACTCTCCTCAAATGCCAGTTAGCAGTTGCTACTTTCAATT CTGTTGGGAAATGCATAAATGTTACTGGTTTGCAATTACCTGGTGTGCTTGACGAGTTATTCTCATACAATGGTCCCCTTGGTGCACTTTACTCAGAAGAATCTGTGTCACTTCACCTCTGGGCTCCTACTGCTCAA GCAGTATTTGCTTGCATTTATAGGGATCCAGTAGGTGGGAATCCTCTGGAAATTGTCCAGCTTGAGGAGGTTAATGGCGTTTGGAGTACCAAAGGACCAAAAAGATGGGAAGGCTGCTATTATGTCTATGAAGTATCTGTGTATCATCCTAGCACCCTGCGAATTGATAAATGTCATGTAAATGATCCATATGCTAGAGG GTTCTCATCAGATGGCAGGCGGACATTTTTGGTCAACCTTGATTCTGATACATTGAAACCTGAAGAGTGGGATAATTTGGCAAATGAGAAACCTGATATACTCTCTTTCTCTGACATAAGTATATATGAATTGCATATAAGGGATTTCAG TGCCAATGACTACACTGTGCATCCTGAATTTCGTGGTGGTTATCTGGCCTTCACTTTGCAG GATTCATCAGGTGTGCtccatctaaaaaaattatcaaatgcTGGTCTCACTCATGTCCATCTATTGCCAACCTTCCAATTTGCTGGTGTTGATGATGAGAAGGAGAACTGGAAGTGTGTGG ATACCAATATGCTGGAAAAATTACCACCTGATTCAGTTCAGCAACAAGATCTAATTACGGCAATCCAAGACAATGATGGGTATAACTGGGG GTACAATCCTGTGCTCTGGGGGGTTCCTAAAGGAAGTTATGCAAGTAACCCAAATGGTCCATACCGTATAATTGAGTTTAGAAAGATGATTCAG GCACTTAACCGTATTGGCCTTCGCGTTGTATTGGATGTTGTCTACAATCATGTGCATGGAAGTGGGCCCTTTGATGAAAATTCCGTCCTTGATAAG ATTGTTCCAGGTTACTATCTGAGAAAGAACACTGATGGTCTTATTGAGAATAGTACATGCGTGAATAACACTGCCAGTGAGCATGTTATGGTTGAGCGTCTGATTCTTGATGATCTTCTTCACTGGGCAGTTCATTATAAG GTTGATGGGTTTCGGTTTGACCTCATGGGTCATATAATGAAAAGTACAATG GTGAAAGCCAAGGATGCTCTCCACAGCCTAACAAAGGAAAGTGATGGGATTGATGGTTCAAGTATCTATAT ATATGGTGAAGGATGGGACTTTGGTGAAGTTGCCAAAAATGGACGTGGGGTAAATGCTTCTCAGTTCAATCTTAGTGGAACTCAAATTGGGag CTTTAATGATCGAATTCGGGATGCAATGCTTGGTGGATCTCCATTTGGCCATCCTCTTCAGCAAGGATTTGTTACTGGTCTATTTTTGCAG CCAAATGGTCATGATCATGGTACAGAAGCTAATGCAGGATGCATGCTTGCTGTGGCAAAGGATCACATCCAG GTTGGCATGGCTGCAAACTTGAGGGATTTTGTGCTAACTAATTTTGAAGGAAAAGAG GTAAAAGGATCAGAGGTATTAACTTATGGCGGGGCCCCTGTTGCATATGCTTTATCTCCCACAGAAACG GTTAATTATGTTTCTGCTCATGACAATGAGACCCTGTTTGACATAGTGAGTTTGAAG ACTCCAACGGAAATCTCTGTAGACAAGAGATGCAGGATAAATCATTTGGCAACAAGTGTAATAGCGCTATCACAG GGAATACCATTTTTCCACTCTGGTGATGAGATGCTTCGCTCAAAATCTCTTGATCGTGATTCATACAACTCTGGGGATTGGTTCAACAG GCTTGACTTTACTTACAATTCTAACAATTGGGGTGTTGGCCTTCctccaaaagagaaaaatgaaaagaactGGCCACT AATTAAACCAAGATTGGCAGATCCATCCTTCAAGCCTCAGAAAATTCACATTCTTGCTGCTGTGGATAATTTTTTAAACCTGTTGCGTATAAGGTACTCTTCACCGCTCTTCCGTTTGAAGACAGCAAATGCTATCCAG GAAAGGGTACGCTTCCACAATACTGGACCGTCATGGATCCCTGGTACAATAGTGATGAGCATTGAAGATGGTTATGAAGGTGTCCCAGGGTTCTCTCAACTGGATCCCAT CTATTCATACATTGTGGTTATTGTCAATGCAAGTCCAACTGAAGTCTCATTTGCTTGCCCTGCATTACGGGCAAGAACTCTTAAATTGCATCCTATTCAG GTGATGTCAACAGATGAACTAGTTAAGAGCTCAACATATGAAGGATCCTCTGGGTGCTTCACTGTGCCCCCAAGGACAACATCTGTGTTTGTTGAGCCCCGATAG
- the LOC115955942 gene encoding pullulanase 1, chloroplastic isoform X4 — translation MSVSFSLLSSQTRPFPPPFPFPSKSKSKSNRHFLLPHRTSTTSTCPSSPIRRRLLLEPNSTHLSLRCSSSMSVENSTPTSQLQDSLLFSRAYWVSKSIIAWNVDVGDGSCFLFASKTAALSIVDDGVEGKDMQIKLEEDSCGLPENVIRKFPHIQDYRAYKVPSTLDAKTLLKCQLAVATFNSVGKCINVTGLQLPGVLDELFSYNGPLGALYSEESVSLHLWAPTAQAVFACIYRDPVGGNPLEIVQLEEVNGVWSTKGPKRWEGCYYVYEVSVYHPSTLRIDKCHVNDPYARGFSSDGRRTFLVNLDSDTLKPEEWDNLANEKPDILSFSDISIYELHIRDFSANDYTVHPEFRGGYLAFTLQDSSGVLHLKKLSNAGLTHVHLLPTFQFAGVDDEKENWKCVDTNMLEKLPPDSVQQQDLITAIQDNDGYNWGYNPVLWGVPKGSYASNPNGPYRIIEFRKMIQALNRIGLRVVLDVVYNHVHGSGPFDENSVLDKIVPGYYLRKNTDGLIENSTCVNNTASEHVMVERLILDDLLHWAVHYKVDGFRFDLMGHIMKSTMVKAKDALHSLTKESDGIDGSSIYIYGEGWDFGEVAKNGRGVNASQFNLSGTQIGSFNDRIRDAMLGGSPFGHPLQQGFVTGLFLQPNGHDHGTEANAGCMLAVAKDHIQVGMAANLRDFVLTNFEGKEVKGSEVLTYGGAPVAYALSPTETVNYVSAHDNETLFDIVSLKTPTEISVDKRCRINHLATSVIALSQGGWKIGERKEERMPLSFVW, via the exons ATGTCTGTTtcattctctcttctctcatcaCAAACTCGACCTTttcctcctccttttcctttccCTTCCAAGTCCAAGTCCAAGTCCAACCGTCACTTCCTTCTTCCTCATCGCACTTCTACAACGTCCACGTGTCCATCTTCTCCAATACGACGCCGTCTCCTTCTCGAACCAAACAGTACTCACCTCTCTCTTCGCTGTTCCTCTTCCATGTCTGTTGAGAACTCCACTCCTACTTCCCAG CTGCAGGATAGTTTGTTGTTTTCAAGAGCATACTGGGTTAGTAAATCGATTATTGCCTGGAATGTGGATGTTGGAGATGGTTCCTGCTTCTTATTCGCTAGTAAAACTGCTGCTTTATCAATTGTGGATGATGGAGTTGAAG GCAAGGACATGCAAATTAAGCTTGAAGAAGACAGTTGTGGGCTTCCAGAAAAT GTGATTAGAAAATTTCCTCATATTCAAGACTACAGAGCTTACAAAGTGCCTTCTACTTTGGATGCCAAAACTCTCCTCAAATGCCAGTTAGCAGTTGCTACTTTCAATT CTGTTGGGAAATGCATAAATGTTACTGGTTTGCAATTACCTGGTGTGCTTGACGAGTTATTCTCATACAATGGTCCCCTTGGTGCACTTTACTCAGAAGAATCTGTGTCACTTCACCTCTGGGCTCCTACTGCTCAA GCAGTATTTGCTTGCATTTATAGGGATCCAGTAGGTGGGAATCCTCTGGAAATTGTCCAGCTTGAGGAGGTTAATGGCGTTTGGAGTACCAAAGGACCAAAAAGATGGGAAGGCTGCTATTATGTCTATGAAGTATCTGTGTATCATCCTAGCACCCTGCGAATTGATAAATGTCATGTAAATGATCCATATGCTAGAGG GTTCTCATCAGATGGCAGGCGGACATTTTTGGTCAACCTTGATTCTGATACATTGAAACCTGAAGAGTGGGATAATTTGGCAAATGAGAAACCTGATATACTCTCTTTCTCTGACATAAGTATATATGAATTGCATATAAGGGATTTCAG TGCCAATGACTACACTGTGCATCCTGAATTTCGTGGTGGTTATCTGGCCTTCACTTTGCAG GATTCATCAGGTGTGCtccatctaaaaaaattatcaaatgcTGGTCTCACTCATGTCCATCTATTGCCAACCTTCCAATTTGCTGGTGTTGATGATGAGAAGGAGAACTGGAAGTGTGTGG ATACCAATATGCTGGAAAAATTACCACCTGATTCAGTTCAGCAACAAGATCTAATTACGGCAATCCAAGACAATGATGGGTATAACTGGGG GTACAATCCTGTGCTCTGGGGGGTTCCTAAAGGAAGTTATGCAAGTAACCCAAATGGTCCATACCGTATAATTGAGTTTAGAAAGATGATTCAG GCACTTAACCGTATTGGCCTTCGCGTTGTATTGGATGTTGTCTACAATCATGTGCATGGAAGTGGGCCCTTTGATGAAAATTCCGTCCTTGATAAG ATTGTTCCAGGTTACTATCTGAGAAAGAACACTGATGGTCTTATTGAGAATAGTACATGCGTGAATAACACTGCCAGTGAGCATGTTATGGTTGAGCGTCTGATTCTTGATGATCTTCTTCACTGGGCAGTTCATTATAAG GTTGATGGGTTTCGGTTTGACCTCATGGGTCATATAATGAAAAGTACAATG GTGAAAGCCAAGGATGCTCTCCACAGCCTAACAAAGGAAAGTGATGGGATTGATGGTTCAAGTATCTATAT ATATGGTGAAGGATGGGACTTTGGTGAAGTTGCCAAAAATGGACGTGGGGTAAATGCTTCTCAGTTCAATCTTAGTGGAACTCAAATTGGGag CTTTAATGATCGAATTCGGGATGCAATGCTTGGTGGATCTCCATTTGGCCATCCTCTTCAGCAAGGATTTGTTACTGGTCTATTTTTGCAG CCAAATGGTCATGATCATGGTACAGAAGCTAATGCAGGATGCATGCTTGCTGTGGCAAAGGATCACATCCAG GTTGGCATGGCTGCAAACTTGAGGGATTTTGTGCTAACTAATTTTGAAGGAAAAGAG GTAAAAGGATCAGAGGTATTAACTTATGGCGGGGCCCCTGTTGCATATGCTTTATCTCCCACAGAAACG GTTAATTATGTTTCTGCTCATGACAATGAGACCCTGTTTGACATAGTGAGTTTGAAG ACTCCAACGGAAATCTCTGTAGACAAGAGATGCAGGATAAATCATTTGGCAACAAGTGTAATAGCGCTATCACAG ggaggatggaaaatagggGAGCGAAAAGAGGAGAGAATGCcactttcttttgtttggtaa